In one Rutidosis leptorrhynchoides isolate AG116_Rl617_1_P2 chromosome 8, CSIRO_AGI_Rlap_v1, whole genome shotgun sequence genomic region, the following are encoded:
- the LOC139863357 gene encoding monocopper oxidase-like protein SKS1: MAIIGNRSWLIFYITVVTTLLVLVTADNIFLEWQVNIDTTIKPIAVDQPVITINGMFPGPLINATTNDAIHVNVFNNMDEPLLITWNGIQQRLNSWQDGVSGTNCPIQPGSNWTYVFIVKDQIGTFSYFPSINFHKAGGAFGPIRVNNRVVIPIPFPKPYGQFDLLIGDWFDTSFKDVRSHLSKSELDLLPNAMLMNGHSRYPQTNQTIVVEQGETYLIRISNVGTEWSINFRIQNHQMLLVETEGSYTNQIMIDSLDIHVGQSYSVLLTSNQEEADYYIVASPKMVNAPESSNLVGVGVLHYDDSTKPIHGPLPSGPDPFDLSFSVNQAKSIRWNLTAGAARPNPQGTFNVSNVTLSQTFILQGSLSNISRSARYSINNVSYSIPNTALKLADYYNNGTGTYQLDAYSTNSSNPIAIDGTFVVSGTHNGWLEIVFENNLPVIDTWHLDGFGFYVVGFGVGDWAPEMRSSYNLYDPVVRSTVQVYPGAWTAVYVYLDNPGMWNLRSQVLKHWYLGQELYIRVYDPDPNPAKERQPPSNLLYCGMYSVS; the protein is encoded by the exons ATGGCTATTATAGGTAATCGTTCGTGGCTAATCTTTTACATTACTGTCGTGACGACGTTACTCGTATTGGTCACTGCTGATAACATTTTTCTAGAGTGGCAAGTAAATATTGATACTACAATCAAACCTATCGCAGTTGATCAACCG GTTATAACAATCAATGGGATGTTTCCTGGACCTCTTATTAATGCAACCACCAATGATGCTATACATGTTAATGTATTCAATAACATGGATGAACCTCTATTGATCACCTG GAATGGCATACAACAAAGGCTGAACTCATGGCAAGATGGAGTATCGGGTACTAACTGCCCGATCCAACCCGGTTCTAATTGGACTTATGTCTTTATTGTTAAAGATCAAATTGGCACTTTTTCTTACTTTCCTTCCATCAACTTCCACAAAGCTGGAGGTGCTTTTGGCCCGATTCGAGTCAACAATCGGGTCGTTATCCCGATCCCATTTCCTAAACCATATGGCCAATTTGATCTTCTTATTGGAGATTGGTTCGATACGAGCTTTAAG GATGTTCGGTCTCATTTGAGCAAATCGGAGCTTGACCTACTTCCAAATGCAATGCTCATGAATGGACACAGTCGTTACCCGCAAACAAATCAAACCATTGTTGTCGAACAAG GTGAAACGTATTTAATAAGGATATCGAACGTTGGAACAGAATGGAGTATCAACTTCAGGATTCAAAATCATCAAATGCTACTAGTTGAGACCGAGGGCTCATATACGAACCAAATAATGATAGATTCGCTCGATATACACGTGGGTCAATCTTACTCGGTTTTGTTAACAAGTAACCAAGAAGAGGCTGACTATTACATAGTAGCAAGCCCAAAAATGGTTAATGCACCCGAATCTAGCAACCTTGTTGGTGTCGGAGTGTTACATTATGATGATTCTACTAAACCTATTCATGGCCCATTACCATCTGGGCCCGACCCATTCGACCTTTCCTTCTCAGTAAATCAAGCCAAGTCAATCAG GTGGAACTTGACTGCAGGGGCAGCAAGGCCAAACCCACAAGGAACATTTAACGTGTCGAATGTCACGTTATCTCAAACGTTTATTCTTCAAGGGTCGTTATCAAACATTAGCCGTTCTGCTCGGTATTCAATAAATAATGTGTCGTATAGCATTCCAAATACAGCTTTGAAATTAGCTGATTACTATAACAATGGCACGGGTACTTACCAACTTGATGCATACTCTACCAATTCATCCAACCCCATTGCTATTGATGGTACATTTGTCGTTTCCGGTACTCATAACGGATGGCTTGAAATCGTGTTCGAGAACAATTTGCCAGTTATCGATACCTGGCATTTGGATGGTTTTGGGTTTTATGTTGTAGG GTTTGGCGTTGGAGATTGGGCCCCTGAAATGCGGTCAAGTTACAATCTCTATGATCCGGTTGTCCGTTCAACAGTTCAG gTTTATCCTGGAGCATGGACCGCAGTTTATGTATACCTAGACAACCCGGGTATGTGGAACTTACGATCACAAGTACTGAAGCATTGGTActtaggtcaagagctttatattcGGGTCTATGATCCTGACCCGAATCCTGCTAAAGAACGACAACCGCCATCCAACCTTCTCTATTGTGGTATGTATTCGGTGTCCTAA